In one window of Tellurirhabdus rosea DNA:
- a CDS encoding sugar transferase — translation MRHRYSVLLRPLSAAADILCLNGCFMIAHRITFGPEADPFSSHYYTLFWFFNAAWLLLLLIIKPYTFARLTFTIDTLLTDLMKLVGFHMALVSVFWVFTKGYYYSREQLLLTYLLFLFLGSFWRGLALVALKLYRAMGYNNRRFIIVGYSDLSTSIRTFYQTRPELGYKFCGYFDHLTPTNSPALRGDYSQLRDYILKKQVDCVYCCLPYMDPVQLKEIMAHSEEEGYQVKLIVDFKGFLTRSVSIEYHDLQPVISLSTRLVNDFRINIYKRIFDLGFSTFMLTVGAPIFILVALITKLTSKGPILYSQERVGQWGKPFRIYKFRSMYVDAEAQGPALSAGRRDHRITKWGRFMRKTRLDELPQFFNVLKGDMSVVGPRPERQYFIDQIVERSPEFRVLLTLKPGITSIGQIKYGYAENVEEMIQRLNYDLLYLKNVSFSYDVWLIVQTVRIMMQGRGK, via the coding sequence ATGCGACACCGGTATTCTGTCTTACTGCGCCCGCTTAGTGCCGCCGCCGACATACTGTGTCTGAATGGGTGCTTTATGATTGCTCACCGAATTACGTTCGGGCCAGAAGCCGATCCGTTCTCTTCGCATTATTATACGCTTTTCTGGTTTTTCAATGCGGCCTGGCTGCTGTTGCTGCTCATTATTAAGCCGTATACATTTGCCCGTTTAACGTTCACGATCGATACGCTGCTGACGGACCTGATGAAGCTGGTCGGGTTTCATATGGCGCTGGTCTCTGTTTTCTGGGTTTTCACGAAGGGCTATTATTACTCCCGGGAGCAGCTGCTGCTGACCTACCTGCTGTTTCTGTTTCTGGGTTCTTTCTGGCGGGGGCTGGCGCTCGTGGCGCTCAAGCTGTACCGGGCGATGGGGTACAATAACCGCCGGTTTATCATCGTCGGGTACAGCGATCTGTCTACGAGCATCCGGACGTTTTACCAGACCCGCCCGGAGCTTGGGTACAAGTTCTGCGGCTATTTCGACCACCTGACTCCGACCAACTCTCCGGCGCTCCGGGGCGACTATTCGCAGCTTCGGGATTATATCCTGAAAAAGCAGGTGGACTGTGTGTACTGCTGTCTGCCGTACATGGACCCCGTTCAGCTGAAGGAAATTATGGCGCACTCGGAAGAGGAAGGCTACCAGGTCAAACTGATCGTTGACTTCAAGGGCTTCCTGACCCGCAGCGTGTCGATTGAATACCATGACCTGCAGCCGGTCATCAGCCTTTCCACGCGGCTGGTGAACGATTTCAGGATCAATATCTACAAACGCATTTTTGATCTTGGCTTTTCGACCTTTATGCTCACCGTCGGGGCGCCGATCTTCATTCTCGTGGCCCTGATTACCAAACTGACATCCAAAGGACCCATTCTGTATTCGCAGGAACGGGTCGGGCAGTGGGGTAAACCGTTCCGGATTTACAAGTTTCGGAGTATGTACGTTGACGCCGAAGCGCAGGGACCCGCCCTCTCGGCCGGCCGGCGCGACCACCGGATCACCAAATGGGGGCGATTTATGCGAAAAACGCGCCTGGACGAGCTGCCGCAGTTTTTTAATGTCCTCAAAGGCGATATGTCCGTTGTGGGCCCACGGCCTGAGCGACAGTACTTTATTGACCAGATTGTTGAGCGTTCTCCCGAGTTCAGAGTCCTGCTGACGCTGAAGCCGGGAATAACTTCCATCGGCCAGATCAAATACGGATACGCCGAGAACGTTGAAGAAATGATTCAACGCCTGAATTACGATCTTCTGTACCTGAAGAATGTGTCGTTTTCCTACGATGTCTGGCTCATTGTGCAGACCGTGCGGATCATGATGCAGGGACGCGGCAAATAA
- a CDS encoding WcaI family glycosyltransferase has protein sequence MRILFYSISYSPENAGSGRYNGELTEWLAARGHQVDVITAHPYYPEWRVHESYRGKGWCTERRGNLTVYRSPLYVPREVTGRSRILHELSFAATSLVHGVRCLFRKYDVVIGMCPPLLAGAFPYLFGRFRGVPFLFHVQDLQVDAARQLGMIRNQRLLNALDGVEKFLLQKADAVSSISEGMKRNILAKGVRPERYFMLPNWADTDFIRPLPPDESLRTELGIAPHEKVVLYSGNMGEKQGLEVILDAAALLTDVPNLRILLCGEGAARRRLVADAQSRGLHNVLFSPIRPYEQLPKVLATGDVHLVILKKSTSDLVMPSKLVSTLAAGGAAIVSAEPGTTLREVVENNDFGWAIEPESPAALAEAIREAVLSERLPTLRKNARLYAENCLSRTAILSKAEVFLHQLARKEPLVQNNSEKVTIS, from the coding sequence ATGCGAATCCTCTTCTACAGCATCAGCTACTCCCCCGAGAACGCCGGTTCCGGACGCTACAATGGCGAACTAACCGAGTGGCTGGCCGCCCGGGGGCATCAGGTGGACGTGATTACGGCGCATCCGTATTACCCGGAATGGCGGGTACACGAGTCCTACCGCGGAAAAGGCTGGTGCACCGAACGCCGCGGCAACCTGACCGTTTACCGCTCGCCGCTTTACGTGCCCCGGGAGGTGACCGGCCGGTCCCGCATTCTGCACGAACTGTCGTTTGCTGCCACTTCTCTCGTACACGGAGTCCGCTGTCTGTTCCGGAAGTACGATGTGGTCATTGGCATGTGCCCGCCGCTGCTGGCCGGGGCGTTTCCCTATCTTTTTGGCCGTTTCAGAGGCGTTCCGTTTCTGTTTCACGTACAGGACCTACAGGTCGACGCCGCCCGGCAGCTCGGCATGATCCGTAACCAGCGCCTGCTGAACGCCCTCGATGGCGTGGAAAAGTTTCTGCTGCAAAAGGCCGACGCTGTTTCCAGCATCAGCGAAGGCATGAAACGCAACATTCTGGCGAAAGGCGTACGGCCGGAGCGCTACTTCATGCTGCCCAACTGGGCCGACACCGATTTCATCAGGCCCCTGCCCCCGGATGAATCGCTGCGGACGGAACTGGGCATTGCGCCCCATGAAAAAGTTGTGCTGTATTCGGGCAATATGGGGGAAAAACAGGGGCTGGAAGTGATTCTGGACGCCGCGGCGCTGCTAACCGATGTTCCGAACCTCCGGATTCTCCTTTGTGGCGAAGGAGCCGCGCGGCGGCGTCTGGTAGCCGATGCCCAGAGCCGGGGACTGCATAACGTGCTTTTCTCGCCCATCCGGCCTTATGAGCAGTTGCCAAAGGTGCTGGCTACGGGCGATGTGCACCTGGTTATCCTCAAAAAATCAACTTCCGACCTGGTGATGCCTTCCAAGCTTGTCAGCACGCTGGCGGCGGGAGGCGCGGCGATTGTTTCGGCCGAGCCGGGGACGACCCTGCGCGAAGTGGTCGAAAATAATGATTTCGGCTGGGCCATCGAACCGGAAAGCCCGGCGGCGCTGGCCGAAGCGATCCGGGAGGCCGTTTTGTCGGAGCGTCTGCCCACCCTGCGAAAGAATGCCCGCCTCTATGCCGAAAATTGCCTAAGCAGAACGGCCATTCTGTCCAAAGCAGAGGTCTTTCTGCACCAATTGGCCAGAAAAGAGCCCCTGGTTCAGAACAATTCTGAAAAGGTTACCATATCTTAA
- a CDS encoding glycosyltransferase, translating to MRKPLLVLSGINLTDTGKLSILTDCLDYADTHLSQEFDVLALVPGNHSFLHRNIRFRTFPLSKKSWWFRLYYEYIFFYFLSRKLKPYLWLSLHDMTPNVQANVRAVYCHNAAPFYKIPSKYLFHDRTFTMFNWFYDYLYGLNIRKNQYVVVQQHWLADVFRKRYRIDTLLVARPASEASVTFPPLALRPASGEPTRFFYPSYPRFHKNAELACEAGRLLRQKGITGFEIAFTFDGSENRYAREMVEQYGHDPGVQFLGLLPREEVFARYASCDYLLFPSQLESWGLPLSEVQPFGKPVLAADLPYAYETIGTYPYAAFFNPDSVEELANLMEAAIHRTLSLAPSPSEKIPSGRAAAGWRGLFDQLLCESSSTASATPPRTPVPDATMAN from the coding sequence ATGCGTAAACCACTTTTGGTCCTTTCAGGAATTAATCTTACCGATACGGGCAAGCTGTCCATTCTGACGGACTGCCTCGATTATGCCGATACGCACCTGAGCCAGGAGTTCGACGTGCTGGCGCTCGTACCGGGCAATCATTCGTTTCTGCACCGGAACATCCGCTTCCGGACGTTTCCGCTTTCCAAGAAAAGCTGGTGGTTCCGGCTGTATTACGAGTACATTTTCTTTTACTTTTTGTCGCGGAAGCTAAAGCCGTACCTCTGGCTTTCGCTGCACGACATGACGCCCAATGTACAGGCGAACGTCCGGGCGGTGTACTGCCACAATGCGGCGCCGTTTTATAAGATTCCCTCCAAATACCTCTTCCACGACCGGACGTTTACGATGTTCAACTGGTTTTACGACTACCTCTACGGGCTGAACATCCGCAAAAACCAGTACGTAGTCGTACAGCAGCACTGGCTGGCGGACGTGTTCCGGAAGCGGTACCGCATCGATACCCTGCTGGTGGCCCGCCCGGCTTCCGAAGCGTCGGTGACCTTTCCGCCGCTCGCGCTGCGTCCGGCCAGCGGCGAACCCACGCGGTTCTTCTATCCTTCCTACCCGCGTTTTCACAAAAATGCCGAGCTGGCCTGCGAAGCCGGTCGCCTGCTGCGGCAGAAAGGCATCACCGGCTTCGAGATTGCCTTTACCTTCGACGGAAGCGAAAACCGCTACGCCCGCGAAATGGTGGAGCAGTATGGCCACGACCCGGGCGTTCAGTTTCTGGGCCTGCTGCCGCGCGAAGAGGTTTTTGCCCGCTATGCCTCCTGCGATTACCTCCTGTTTCCGTCGCAGCTGGAAAGCTGGGGCCTGCCCCTGTCGGAAGTACAGCCCTTCGGCAAACCCGTGCTGGCCGCCGACCTGCCCTACGCCTACGAAACCATCGGCACCTATCCGTACGCTGCTTTTTTCAACCCTGATTCGGTGGAAGAACTGGCAAACCTCATGGAAGCGGCCATCCACCGGACCCTTTCGCTGGCCCCGTCGCCTTCCGAAAAAATCCCTTCCGGGCGGGCCGCCGCGGGCTGGCGCGGATTATTTGACCAACTTCTATGCGAATCCTCTTCTACAGCATCAGCTACTCCCCCGAGAACGCCGGTTCCGGACGCTACAATGGCGAACTAA
- a CDS encoding glycosyltransferase family 2 protein, translating to MDGLTSTVSRRSLPPPASPLISVITAVYNARPTLEATLRSVGQQSYPQVEHIIIDGGSTDGTVELIRQYADQVVYWVSEPDGGIYDAWNKGIRASRGEWICFLGADDTLEPDALATYARYLQHEAPAGCEFVSSRLVMVNEAGQTLETLGQAWHWPTFQRYMNVTHVGALHARSLFERGGLYDTSYRVIGDYELLHRAGDSLRAGFVPAVTVRMRQGGISDGTPALREARRLKVEQRRWHPARAWADYGFATFKLRVRQWLNRRGIYARIRQ from the coding sequence ATGGATGGGCTTACCTCGACTGTTTCCCGGCGTTCGCTGCCCCCGCCCGCTTCGCCGCTGATTTCGGTGATTACGGCGGTCTACAACGCCCGCCCGACGCTTGAAGCCACGCTCCGGAGCGTGGGGCAGCAGTCGTATCCCCAGGTTGAACACATCATCATCGACGGCGGCTCGACGGACGGCACCGTCGAGCTTATCCGGCAATACGCCGATCAGGTAGTGTACTGGGTCAGCGAACCGGACGGCGGTATCTACGACGCCTGGAACAAGGGCATCCGGGCGAGCCGGGGCGAATGGATCTGCTTTCTGGGTGCCGACGATACCCTGGAACCGGACGCGCTCGCCACGTATGCCCGCTACCTCCAGCATGAGGCCCCCGCGGGCTGCGAGTTTGTGTCGTCGCGGCTGGTGATGGTCAACGAGGCGGGGCAGACCCTCGAAACGCTCGGACAGGCCTGGCACTGGCCGACCTTCCAGCGGTACATGAACGTCACGCACGTGGGCGCCCTCCACGCTCGTTCCCTGTTTGAGCGGGGCGGCCTGTACGACACGTCTTACCGCGTCATCGGCGATTACGAACTGCTGCACCGGGCGGGCGATTCGCTCAGGGCCGGGTTTGTTCCGGCCGTCACGGTGCGGATGCGGCAGGGCGGCATTAGCGACGGAACGCCCGCCCTGCGGGAAGCCCGTCGGCTAAAGGTCGAACAGCGCCGCTGGCATCCGGCCCGCGCCTGGGCCGATTACGGGTTTGCTACCTTCAAACTCCGCGTCCGTCAGTGGCTGAACCGGCGCGGCATTTACGCCCGCATTCGTCAGTAA
- a CDS encoding Wzz/FepE/Etk N-terminal domain-containing protein, which yields MRGTETIQDLQSDDREEGIDIRLTDIFRFLRRNRLRMLIAGAVGAVIAAVYAYTLPNQYTSQVTVMPELQNRAPGGNLGGLSSLAGLAGVELGSLSGGIEAIRPDLYPNVLQSIPFGLHLIQQPVYSSNARKTLPLADFLKEEARNASLISRMMANDEAAEAPVPLDPKNTSRAIVVTPDQEGLISVLNKQVGATYDKKTGMLSIQATLSDPVVAATVARLSLEYLTNYVTSYRTGKSRLQADFLSQRVSEARQRYQSAEYALESWRDRNRSLFTNVAKLEEQRLQADFLLTQSVYNDLSKQLEQAKIKVQEEAPVFKTLEPPRVPLHKSGPKRMVMVVIGAVLGGIIGLALSLGSVFRQ from the coding sequence ATGAGGGGAACAGAAACTATTCAGGATTTGCAAAGCGATGACCGGGAGGAAGGAATTGACATTCGCCTGACCGACATTTTCCGGTTTCTGCGTCGGAACCGGCTGCGGATGCTGATTGCCGGCGCCGTGGGGGCGGTCATTGCCGCCGTGTACGCCTATACACTCCCGAATCAGTACACTTCGCAGGTGACCGTCATGCCGGAATTGCAGAACCGGGCCCCGGGCGGCAATCTGGGCGGCCTGAGCTCTCTGGCGGGTCTGGCGGGCGTTGAACTGGGCAGCCTCTCGGGCGGCATCGAAGCCATCCGCCCGGACCTGTATCCGAACGTCCTGCAAAGCATTCCCTTTGGGCTCCACCTGATTCAACAGCCCGTCTATTCGTCCAACGCCCGGAAAACGCTGCCGCTGGCCGATTTTCTGAAGGAAGAGGCCCGCAACGCGTCGCTGATCAGCCGCATGATGGCGAACGACGAGGCGGCGGAAGCGCCGGTTCCGCTCGATCCCAAAAATACGAGCCGGGCCATCGTTGTCACGCCAGATCAGGAAGGTCTCATTTCCGTACTGAACAAGCAGGTGGGCGCGACCTACGATAAAAAAACGGGTATGCTCAGCATTCAGGCGACGTTATCCGACCCAGTGGTGGCCGCTACCGTGGCCCGGCTTTCGCTCGAATACCTGACCAATTATGTGACCAGCTACCGCACCGGCAAATCCCGCTTACAGGCGGACTTTCTTTCCCAGCGGGTTTCGGAGGCCCGGCAGCGGTACCAGTCGGCCGAGTACGCGCTGGAAAGCTGGCGCGACCGCAACCGGAGCCTGTTTACCAACGTCGCGAAGCTGGAAGAGCAGCGCCTTCAGGCCGATTTCCTGCTTACCCAGAGCGTGTACAATGACCTGTCAAAGCAGTTGGAACAGGCCAAGATCAAAGTACAGGAAGAGGCCCCCGTTTTCAAGACCCTGGAGCCACCCCGCGTTCCGCTGCATAAGAGCGGGCCAAAACGAATGGTCATGGTGGTGATCGGTGCCGTGCTGGGGGGAATCATCGGGCTGGCGCTCTCGCTCGGCTCTGTTTTCAGACAATAA
- a CDS encoding glycosyltransferase family 4 protein — MNILYYIPELSQAGGGARQYSCALLRILAQDKENKYFILHNDKDPLIHDILNENPHLTLIPRQFGRERSYERLITNLIKGINLLLKVYGQKRRLFVWGFEERLRKRYQLDIIHCPYQHAAHTKAQVIATLHDVQELHFPEFFTPEERLERAKHYLGVTERANVIVVSYQHVKEDLIRFFRRTSQNVYVCLLDMQQLWFEQFINKPDLEAPPAYAQGEYILYPAATWPHKNHLSLLAALAHLRDHYQVQIKLIATGHQTPHFEKVKQRLDELQLHNQVIFTGIVPDVTLYNLYQRARAVVVPTRYEAGSFPLMESLLMGIPVICSNVTSLPETIGDPQFVFDPDDVPDMADKILRIMQDGHFRQQSLENARKQGGRLKNTDALWRLQQLYQTLSSKAVTNSELV, encoded by the coding sequence ATGAATATCCTTTATTACATTCCTGAATTATCCCAGGCCGGAGGCGGTGCCCGTCAATACTCCTGCGCACTTCTGCGCATTCTGGCGCAGGATAAGGAAAATAAGTATTTCATCCTGCACAACGACAAGGACCCGTTGATTCATGATATCCTGAACGAGAACCCGCATCTTACGCTCATTCCGCGGCAGTTCGGCAGGGAGCGGTCCTACGAAAGGCTCATCACCAACCTGATCAAAGGCATCAACCTTCTGCTGAAAGTGTACGGCCAAAAACGCCGTTTGTTCGTCTGGGGCTTTGAAGAACGGTTACGCAAACGCTACCAGCTGGACATCATCCACTGCCCTTACCAGCACGCCGCCCATACAAAAGCGCAGGTCATTGCCACCCTCCACGACGTTCAGGAATTACATTTTCCGGAGTTTTTTACCCCCGAGGAACGCCTTGAGCGGGCAAAGCATTATCTGGGCGTTACGGAGCGGGCCAACGTCATTGTCGTTAGCTACCAGCACGTCAAGGAGGATTTGATTCGCTTTTTCCGCCGGACCAGCCAGAACGTCTATGTTTGTCTGCTGGATATGCAGCAGTTGTGGTTCGAGCAGTTTATCAACAAACCGGACCTGGAAGCCCCGCCCGCCTACGCCCAGGGCGAATATATTCTGTATCCCGCCGCCACCTGGCCTCACAAGAATCACCTCAGCCTGCTGGCCGCCCTCGCCCACCTGCGCGACCACTACCAGGTGCAGATCAAGCTCATTGCGACCGGCCACCAAACGCCCCATTTCGAGAAAGTGAAGCAGCGTCTGGATGAACTTCAGTTGCACAATCAGGTTATTTTTACGGGAATTGTCCCCGACGTTACGTTGTATAACCTGTACCAGCGCGCGCGGGCCGTTGTGGTGCCGACCCGGTACGAAGCCGGCAGTTTTCCGCTGATGGAAAGCCTTCTGATGGGAATACCCGTTATTTGCTCAAACGTTACCTCCCTGCCGGAAACGATTGGGGACCCGCAATTCGTTTTTGATCCGGACGATGTCCCCGACATGGCGGACAAAATTTTACGGATCATGCAGGACGGACATTTCCGCCAGCAAAGTCTCGAAAATGCCCGGAAACAGGGAGGCCGCCTGAAGAATACGGATGCCCTCTGGCGGCTTCAGCAACTTTACCAAACATTATCCAGCAAAGCCGTTACCAATTCGGAACTGGTTTGA
- a CDS encoding GNAT family N-acetyltransferase, translated as MKFVRIEAGNLHLIRRFLERLGRGEQTFRYFQKRPVETVLHHTYCAVLMDGAEPAAYGHLDPEADTLWLGLAVAEACQGRGLGRQMLAHLLQTAADRKEKQITLSVDKQNQPAIALYESAGFRPVRFNESTITYTLNL; from the coding sequence ATGAAATTCGTGCGCATCGAGGCGGGCAACCTGCACCTGATCCGCCGTTTTCTGGAGCGGCTCGGCCGAGGAGAGCAAACGTTTCGCTATTTTCAGAAACGCCCGGTCGAGACGGTCCTGCACCATACCTATTGCGCGGTGCTGATGGACGGTGCGGAACCCGCCGCCTACGGGCATCTGGACCCGGAGGCGGATACGTTGTGGCTTGGCCTTGCCGTGGCCGAGGCGTGTCAGGGCCGGGGCCTCGGACGGCAGATGCTGGCTCATTTACTGCAAACCGCCGCCGACCGGAAGGAGAAACAGATTACCTTGAGCGTGGATAAGCAGAATCAGCCTGCCATCGCGTTGTACGAGAGCGCCGGTTTCCGGCCCGTCAGGTTTAACGAGTCAACCATCACCTACACTTTAAACTTGTAG
- a CDS encoding DegT/DnrJ/EryC1/StrS family aminotransferase — protein sequence MQHREIPVYQPTLAGNEKAYVMECLESTWISSKGPFLHKFEQQFAQYIGGTYALGVCNGTVALHLAMVALGIGPGDEVIVPTLTYIASANAVVYNGATPVFVDSEPQSWQMSPEDVVRKITPKTKAILCVHLYGHPCDMDRLVAIAREHDLLLIEDCAEAIGTRYRGRHVGTFGDIATFSFYGNKTITTGEGGMIVTNGETLYDRCLHFRGQGLAKYRQYWHDVVGYNYRMTNICAAIGLAQMEQLDEFLAKKQQVAAWYADGLAGTDYELHRPIGDVLHSYWMCSLLVRRSENRDPLREHLQRHGIETRPLFYPVHTMPMYAQRYARHQVAEDLGWRGMNLPSYPGLSQEDVQYICEAIKSFIPS from the coding sequence ATGCAACACAGAGAAATTCCGGTTTATCAACCTACCCTGGCAGGAAATGAAAAGGCTTATGTAATGGAATGCCTGGAGTCCACCTGGATTTCCTCAAAAGGTCCGTTCCTCCACAAATTCGAGCAGCAGTTTGCGCAGTACATAGGAGGCACCTACGCGCTGGGCGTCTGCAACGGCACGGTCGCTTTGCATCTGGCGATGGTGGCGCTGGGCATCGGACCGGGCGACGAGGTGATCGTGCCGACCCTCACCTACATCGCCTCCGCCAACGCGGTGGTGTACAATGGAGCGACGCCCGTGTTTGTCGATTCCGAGCCGCAGAGCTGGCAGATGAGCCCGGAAGATGTGGTCCGGAAGATAACGCCGAAGACCAAAGCCATTCTCTGCGTACACCTGTACGGCCATCCCTGCGACATGGACCGGCTGGTGGCCATCGCCCGGGAACATGATCTCCTGCTGATCGAAGACTGCGCCGAAGCCATCGGCACGCGGTACCGGGGCCGACACGTCGGGACATTCGGCGACATTGCGACCTTCAGTTTCTACGGCAACAAAACGATTACGACAGGCGAAGGCGGCATGATCGTCACCAACGGCGAAACGCTGTACGACCGCTGCCTGCATTTCCGCGGACAGGGGCTGGCTAAATACCGGCAGTACTGGCACGACGTCGTCGGCTACAACTACCGGATGACCAACATCTGCGCCGCCATCGGGCTGGCCCAGATGGAGCAGCTGGACGAGTTTCTGGCCAAAAAGCAGCAGGTGGCCGCCTGGTACGCCGACGGGCTGGCGGGCACGGACTACGAACTACACCGGCCAATCGGCGATGTGCTTCACTCCTACTGGATGTGTTCGCTGCTGGTGCGCCGGTCCGAAAACCGCGACCCGCTTCGCGAACATCTCCAGCGGCACGGAATCGAGACACGTCCGCTGTTCTACCCGGTCCACACCATGCCCATGTACGCCCAGCGCTACGCCCGGCATCAGGTGGCCGAAGACCTTGGCTGGCGGGGCATGAACCTGCCGAGCTATCCCGGACTGAGTCAGGAAGACGTGCAGTACATCTGTGAGGCCATCAAGTCCTTCATCCCGTCATGA
- a CDS encoding MATE family efflux transporter, with protein sequence MIQQLLNEIRVRKDTKSLLVLKNVVASVALKGISIVCQFVVVRITLQYLNVADYGVWLTLSSILTWLTLFDFGFTNGLRNKLTHYYADRNYESARQYISTAYAFLSAVTTVLLAVFLAGYSAVNWQTVFNAPATSSSTLPLVVLYTFVFFSIRLVLNLVAAILLAVHQAAYVEFINALTQVVLLGLLYVHTHFYKLDLLSAALLYSVVPVLLLFIFSIFVFNYTYAELKPSVHLVKRSLLKDLGTVGGKFFGMQLVGLVLFASQNFVIAHFFSPDDVTPFNLAYRYFSVVPIVFNLVIVPHWSFIAEAYHRHDVAKIRQVVGRLLTIWLLLFLVTVAMVVISDWVYALWLGKNVVTISLMMTLVLGLSTALTTWGGLFSLILSALGKITVPLITAVTVMFISIPLALYLAGLSSLGVAGVPLAFTLCLLPGAILQPYQCYLLLNRKARGLWAQ encoded by the coding sequence ATGATTCAGCAACTTCTCAACGAAATACGGGTACGGAAGGACACAAAATCGCTGCTTGTTCTTAAAAACGTAGTGGCTTCTGTGGCTCTGAAAGGTATCTCAATCGTTTGTCAGTTTGTTGTGGTCAGAATTACGTTACAATACCTCAATGTGGCGGATTATGGGGTCTGGCTGACGCTCAGTTCCATTCTGACGTGGCTGACGCTGTTTGATTTTGGCTTTACCAACGGTTTGCGCAACAAGCTGACCCACTATTACGCGGACCGCAACTACGAATCGGCCCGCCAGTACATCAGCACGGCCTACGCCTTTCTGAGCGCCGTGACAACCGTTCTGCTGGCCGTTTTCCTTGCCGGCTACTCGGCGGTGAACTGGCAGACCGTTTTCAACGCCCCGGCGACTTCGTCCTCCACGCTGCCGTTGGTGGTTCTTTACACGTTTGTTTTCTTCTCCATCCGTCTGGTTCTGAATCTGGTTGCTGCGATTCTGCTGGCCGTTCACCAGGCGGCCTACGTCGAGTTTATCAACGCGCTGACGCAAGTGGTTCTGCTGGGGCTTTTGTACGTCCACACGCATTTCTACAAGCTGGACCTGCTGAGTGCGGCCCTGCTTTACAGCGTTGTGCCCGTCCTGCTTCTATTTATTTTTTCGATATTTGTCTTCAATTATACTTACGCGGAGTTAAAGCCCTCGGTTCATCTGGTCAAACGCTCCCTGCTGAAAGACCTGGGAACGGTTGGCGGCAAGTTCTTTGGCATGCAGCTGGTTGGTCTGGTGCTTTTCGCTTCCCAGAATTTTGTGATTGCCCATTTCTTTTCCCCGGACGATGTCACCCCGTTCAACCTGGCGTACCGTTATTTCAGTGTGGTGCCTATTGTCTTTAATCTGGTGATTGTCCCGCACTGGTCATTTATCGCGGAGGCTTATCACCGGCACGACGTGGCCAAGATCAGGCAGGTGGTCGGCCGACTGTTGACGATCTGGCTCCTTCTTTTTCTGGTTACGGTCGCCATGGTCGTTATTTCCGACTGGGTTTACGCGTTGTGGCTGGGCAAAAACGTGGTCACGATTTCCCTGATGATGACGCTTGTGCTGGGCCTGAGTACGGCCCTTACGACCTGGGGCGGCCTTTTTTCGCTGATTCTGAGCGCCCTCGGTAAAATTACCGTACCCCTGATTACGGCCGTCACGGTTATGTTTATCAGTATTCCGCTGGCTTTGTACCTGGCCGGTTTGTCAAGCCTGGGCGTGGCGGGGGTTCCTCTTGCCTTTACGCTCTGCCTGCTGCCCGGAGCCATTCTACAACCCTACCAGTGCTATTTACTACTTAACAGGAAGGCAAGAGGGCTTTGGGCTCAATGA